The Enterococcus rotai genome includes a window with the following:
- a CDS encoding helix-turn-helix domain-containing protein produces the protein MHESELKRFISKKLSYFRSRKNVSAREMSLAIGQSDNYINSIENERVTPSIQMLYVICDYLDVTVEEFLRETRSKEYYLKEINKRLIGYESEQLEHILLMLKSF, from the coding sequence ATGCATGAATCAGAACTTAAACGTTTTATATCAAAAAAGCTAAGCTACTTTCGCTCTAGGAAAAACGTTAGTGCTAGAGAAATGAGTTTGGCAATTGGACAAAGTGATAATTATATCAATTCTATTGAAAATGAGCGTGTTACACCTTCCATTCAAATGCTATATGTTATTTGCGACTATTTAGATGTGACCGTTGAAGAATTTCTTCGAGAAACTCGTTCAAAAGAGTATTATTTGAAAGAAATTAATAAAAGATTGATAGGGTATGAAAGTGAGCAACTAGAACATATTTTGTTAATGTTGAAATCTTTTTAG
- a CDS encoding class I SAM-dependent DNA methyltransferase has product MNDKELKKLKDDLWTTAIDMRANSNLSAHDYAEPILGLIFLRFADAKYKKFEKAIEEEFEKRQKSTRISANKSEIALELAGIYVPDDARYDYLLNLPEKEDVIAPAIVNAMTEMERYASSVEGALPKEKYKEIPATNLKNLLKNFKDIPTEGSVDIFGEIYEFFLGKFAMAEGQGGGVFYTPASVVQYMVEVVQPKKGRILDPACGSGGMFVQSALYAKKHGYGPNALRAHGVEKEPATVKLAQLNLLLHNMNGDIFQANSFYEDPHISYEKFDYVFANPPFNVRGVEYERVCNQKRFNEYGIPRNSSKKDEIEKVPNANYLWINQFATALKKNGKAALVMPNGASTAGDGGQKDIRKRLLESGHLSQIVVLPSNMFNTVTLPATLWFFDKSKKHEEVLFINADKKELYTQVDRAHRKFDEAHIKNLALITRLYEGNTQEYEELKNWYQENIDLNDDQKEYWLKQLNWVNEQFPERLYKDIAGLCSVVPVHGENSIESKDWSLSPGLYVGVEEIEADEEPFEEKMQRLTKQLSEQFQQSSELEKEIRNALGGIGYEI; this is encoded by the coding sequence TTGAATGATAAAGAATTAAAAAAACTGAAAGACGATCTTTGGACGACGGCGATTGATATGCGTGCCAACTCTAATTTAAGTGCCCATGATTATGCTGAACCCATTTTAGGGCTAATTTTTTTGCGTTTTGCTGACGCTAAATATAAAAAATTTGAAAAAGCTATTGAAGAAGAATTTGAAAAAAGGCAAAAAAGTACACGTATTTCAGCAAATAAAAGTGAGATTGCTCTTGAATTAGCAGGAATTTATGTGCCAGATGACGCAAGATACGATTATTTATTAAATCTTCCAGAAAAAGAAGATGTTATTGCGCCAGCAATTGTAAATGCAATGACTGAAATGGAAAGATATGCATCGTCTGTAGAAGGAGCATTACCCAAAGAAAAATACAAAGAAATACCAGCAACGAATTTAAAAAATTTGCTGAAGAATTTCAAAGATATTCCAACTGAGGGATCAGTTGATATTTTTGGAGAAATCTATGAGTTCTTTCTTGGAAAATTTGCCATGGCTGAAGGACAAGGTGGCGGTGTCTTTTACACCCCAGCATCAGTTGTTCAATATATGGTAGAAGTTGTCCAACCCAAAAAAGGTAGAATATTAGATCCGGCATGTGGCTCAGGAGGCATGTTTGTTCAATCGGCTCTTTATGCGAAAAAACATGGCTATGGCCCAAATGCTTTAAGAGCCCACGGCGTTGAAAAAGAACCGGCAACTGTAAAATTAGCTCAATTGAATTTATTACTTCATAACATGAACGGAGATATTTTCCAAGCCAATTCATTTTACGAAGATCCCCACATTAGCTATGAGAAGTTTGATTATGTTTTTGCCAATCCTCCGTTTAATGTAAGAGGTGTTGAATACGAGCGTGTATGTAATCAAAAAAGATTTAATGAATATGGTATTCCAAGAAATTCTAGTAAAAAAGATGAAATTGAGAAAGTCCCCAATGCCAATTACTTATGGATTAATCAATTTGCCACTGCACTGAAAAAAAATGGAAAAGCAGCATTAGTTATGCCAAATGGAGCTTCCACAGCAGGGGACGGCGGACAAAAAGACATTCGCAAACGTTTATTAGAAAGTGGTCACCTCTCACAAATTGTTGTGTTACCTTCAAATATGTTTAATACAGTTACTTTGCCAGCAACTCTTTGGTTCTTTGATAAATCAAAGAAACATGAAGAAGTTTTGTTTATTAATGCTGATAAAAAAGAATTATATACACAGGTAGATCGTGCACATCGTAAATTTGATGAGGCGCATATTAAAAATCTTGCCTTGATTACAAGGTTGTATGAAGGCAATACTCAAGAATATGAAGAACTCAAAAACTGGTATCAAGAAAATATTGACTTAAATGATGACCAAAAGGAATATTGGCTAAAACAACTAAATTGGGTCAATGAACAATTTCCAGAAAGACTGTATAAAGACATAGCGGGATTATGTAGCGTTGTTCCAGTTCATGGAGAAAACAGCATTGAATCAAAAGATTGGAGTTTATCCCCTGGTCTATACGTTGGTGTGGAAGAGATAGAAGCAGATGAAGAACCATTCGAAGAGAAGATGCAAAGGCTAACAAAGCAATTATCGGAACAGTTCCAACAATCTAGTGAGTTGGAAAAAGAAATTCGTAATGCCCTAGGAGGGATAGGGTATGAGATCTGA